In Microcella indica, the genomic window TTGACTGGGCGCATTGCCCCGGACCGACGATGGTCTATGCCCATAGTGATTCTGTAAGGCCGGGCAAGAGATCAGCATGCGATTCGCAGGGAGGTAGGTTCTCTTTATGACCCTGGTCCTGGAGTACGAGCAGGCGACACGCAACGCCGAGCTGGCGCGACTGCGGAGTGTGCTCGCGGTGCGGGCGATGCTCGCCGAGGGGCAGTCGCAGCGCGAGGTGGCGAAGCGCCTCGGGGTCACGCAGCCCGCGATCAGCTACCAGGTCGCCAGCGAGCACACTGACGGCGTCCGGCCGAGCGATCTGATCGCCGCCGGAGGCTCCGTGCTCCGGCAGGTCGCCGAGCGGCAAGGATTCACCGACCTCGCGGTGTTCGGTTCCGCCGCTCGCGGGGACGACCGGCCGGACTCCGACATCGACCTGCTCGTGCAGCCGCCCCTCGGCGCCGACCTCTTCGACATGCTCCGCCTGGAAGAGGCGCTGGAGGCGATCCTCGGGTGTGGTGTCGATCTCGTGAGCTATCGGGGACTCGACCCTCAACGCGACTGTGCCATCCTCCGCGACAAGGTGCTGCTGTGATGGAACCGGCATGACCGACGCCTTCGGCCGACCGCTTGGCGGCGAGCTGCCACGCTTTCCGCCGAGCGCCCGTCCAGAGGAGGTCCGCGAGATCCGGCACGTCCGCCAGACGCTCGATCCACGGCTCGGGGTGATCCTCAGCGGGTTGAACGACTCCCCGTTGCAGCAGCCATTCGCCGACCGCATCTCCGAGCTGGTCACCACGACGCCCCCGACGCCGACCGGGGACGAGTTGGAGCGCGTGCTCGCGCCGCATTTGTGGCTGCTCCGCCGAGTCGGCGACACAGGCCTCCCCCTGACGGCTGCGGGCTACCTTCGGCCCGCCGACGTGAAAGAACTCGCAGCGATCCTGCCGTCAATGGTCGGCTGGATTCACCGCGTCACCACCGAAGCCCACGTCCAGCCGGTGCTGCACTTCCGCGAGCACCTTCAGGCGGTGGGGTTGCTGCGAAAGGCAAAGGGCGTCCTCCACGCGACGAAGATCGGTAAGCAACTCCGGGACGACCCCGCCGGGCTCTGGCGGCACCTCACCGGGCGAATCGTGCCGACCCGCGTCGCCTTCGACGAGACCTGCGCGACCCTACTGCTCGTCCACCTCGCCACCACCGAGGGCCGCCTCGACGAGGACGCCATCGTTCGGATGATGAACGAGATGGCTTGGGGCCACAGCGACGGCAGCCCTATCGTGCGATGGGACGTTTTCGACGTGTGGAACCCGCTGTGGTGGGCGATCGGCGCCGTCGGCCCGCGGGACGCCGCGACCGAGGAGAGCGCGTGGAAGCGCATTCCGACCCCTGCGGCCCGTGCGCTGGTCCGCGACGTGCTCTTTCCGGACCCGGCGATCGGGGCTCGGTGATGAGCGATGACGGCGAGGGAGTGCGAAAGAAGGATTTCACACCCGAGATGATTCGCCGCGCTGCCGAACGCTCGGCTCGGGCGTCGATGGCGCTCGAAGGGCGCGCGGTGCCGGAGGGGTACGTCCGGACCGAGCGCGTCGAACGATTCCTGGAGACCCGCCGTCAGCGATAGACAGCGGAGTCGGCTGGGCCGGATCAGGCCGAAACGACGATGGACGGGGGAAACTGAAAGCATGATCGCCGTCGCCAGCCGCCTCGACCGGATCGCCGTCGATCCGCAGATTCAGAGAACACTTGAGTTCCGCCGTCAGTGGAGTTCGCTAGTTTTCCGAACGCACTGCTAGGATG contains:
- a CDS encoding nucleotidyltransferase domain-containing protein yields the protein MTLVLEYEQATRNAELARLRSVLAVRAMLAEGQSQREVAKRLGVTQPAISYQVASEHTDGVRPSDLIAAGGSVLRQVAERQGFTDLAVFGSAARGDDRPDSDIDLLVQPPLGADLFDMLRLEEALEAILGCGVDLVSYRGLDPQRDCAILRDKVLL